The sequence below is a genomic window from Falco rusticolus isolate bFalRus1 chromosome 8, bFalRus1.pri, whole genome shotgun sequence.
TCCTCCTGGTCTATTTCCCCGGCTCTGGCCTAGCgtaacacattttctttcaaatgccCTTCCAGAGCGAGTGTGTAAAAAGCCCCACACAAGAGGACTGAGAGgacacatttctttttagctAACGGCAAATCTTCTCTTAGCGCAAACTCTGCTGAAAATCACACTCTGGACCCTTTCCCAGCAGCGCGGGGTCTGACAGCGGTGCTCAAGGCAACACTCCCATGGCCTGCATGTCAGGTCCAAAAGGTAAAAGGACAAGCTCAGTAAGGCCTATTTAAGTCAAGCATTTGTAATACATGTAAATACCCATAAAGTCCACTTACATTAAAAacagtggaaacaaaaaatagtCAGACAACAACTGGCCAGCTGAATCAATTAATTACCCGAGTTTCCACTTGGCAAATACATGCTGTATGAAACCTTGTGATACCAGAGCAACACACTTTCCAAAGAGTTACTTCAGAGGGTACACATATCCGCTACATGTTTGCTAAATCCGAGTTTATTAACAAAGTCTGTGTTTTCCCGTGGTCAGCAAAACAGTCAGTCTGTTCTGTTCCATCCCACGCACCAATGAAATGTATCCTTACAGAATCTGGCAGTGGTGGTCGATGACATATGAAAAGTGTAAATTGATTTTTGGACACGCTAGCTTTTAGTTACTGGCTTGACTGCTGAAAGTTAAGATAAATATTGTTCTGACTTACAAACTGCAGTTATTTTCTCTGGAACACAGTCTGTTACCTGAACGATCAGGAATCCTGCTCGGAGAATGAGATCctctatttcttcttctttatcAACAACATCTGGTTTGATGAGAGCCAGAGTTCTTTCCACAAAAATCTGAGGTTCAGGCATTAACATCTGCATCTCGGCTTCCAAATTAGAATTCGCGTGCCCCTTTTGTACTGCAATGACACCAGTTCGTGATACTTGTAGAGCCTGCCTACTGCACAGTCACCTGCGGTGACATTTACTCTGTACTCTAGGAACGGAGGGGGTCACCCCCATTTCAGAAAATCCACATGAGATTTTTCTCTGGACTAGTTAGCACTCTAGTTCACACTCCCATTTTCAGTGAAGTAGCATTTTGTGGCAAACCAAAAACTTAATGGTTTTAGCCGATCCTGAAATGTAAAGTATTCTAGTTCTAATACTTTGCTAACGCATTCAGACGTGTCAGAGAAAGAGAAGCGCTATCGCACACTTTGCTATGTGCAAGAGCAGGCGGGGCTCACTGCAGTCCCACACCCGCCATCCACCAGCTGCGTTCCACCAACCCCAAAATCTGTATTCTCATGCATAAAGATTATGGTTTGGGACTTACTACCTGGAGCTAGTCCATCTGTAAGCCTCAGAGTATTTCCCAATTGTTATTTAATTCCTACATTTACGGACTCAAGACAAAGTGCCAGTTTTCTAACTGAGCAGATTGGGCCGTTAGCCTACTATTAGCATACAAAATCGTTTTGTGAGTAGTGGAAGTAGTGTAGATGGACCTTAAGACAGACTTGTGACCTTGCTCCCTCTGGctccctgtgcccagccccaggcctCTCTCCCACCTGCGCTGGACAAGACACAGGTACGCAGCCGACTGGCTGGCTCACTGCTGCAAAAAACATTCGTGATCGCTCAGTTATACCTGCCTTCGTGGTCGGGACGATCTTTTCTGCACCTGTACCTTTGGGATTCCTCGTTTGCTTTCAGACTTGACCAGGCTGCGGCCTCCGTCGGGGAGGGAAGGTGGAGAGCGGAGCACAGGGCCGCCGGGGCTGCCTGTGCCGAGGAACCAGCCTGGGAGTGCCCACACCCGCCGGCCCGGGGCAGAGCGCCCTGCCGCGGGCACCGGCGGCCCGAGAGGCCCGGGGCCGGGCAGAGACCCGAGGAACCGGCTCCCTCTCCCCGCAGCCCACCGGGAGAAGGGCTCGGCtggccgcccccgccgcggctgGCTGCGGTTGCTAGGCGACGGCGGGCCCGGCTGCGCGGGCGGAGCGGCCACAAGATGGCCTCCGCGCCCCTCGGCTGCGCGcggagccggggcggggggagccaAGATGGCGGCTGCGGAGCGGCGCTGTGCTGGCAGCGAGGCCGCCGCCCTCGGAGTGCGCCTGGCGGCCGGGCCAGCCGCGGGTCCCGGGCGGAGAGCTGGAGGCCACAGCCCCCTGCTTAGGGGCACCCCGTGTGGTACGAGAGTAAGAGCGCAGCGTGATCTGAGAGAAAAACTATCAACAGTCTCATTTCTCTGTAAcaataaaagctttatttggGTTTTACCACGCACTCGGTACCGCATGGTAGTACCACTACTCAGGGAGGCGTGAGCTCACTGGAAACATTCATAAACTGAGGTAACGCTATTTATTGGAAAGAAGAATATGCGCACAGGCCCCTCTCCAGGTTGTTTACATTTCCGTGTTTATTGCGGGAGCATGCATGACGCTCCTGGTTATGTGCCCGACCAACATCAGCAAGATCGGGCACACACGGTACACAGCCTGTCACCACACCAGACGTACTACCCTGCACCTACAGCTCTCTAATACTGTTTTCCAGCCTTATTCTGTTGAACTACAGCGTCCATCCCGTGCTACTTCTGTCACAAAACCGAACATGTAAAGAGTAAGAAGCCATTTCCGGAAACCATAAGGCGGTGAGCCATACATAGCGTTGGGGAAGCCATGTCCTCTGGGGATTTTTACCACATTTGACCACCATCATGCCAGTTCTGCTTCCTGCACACTCCTTGTTTttccagctccccagggctgctccggcgccgcccccccgccgcccccccatGCCGCGCTGGGTGCCCGGTGGCAGCTCCGCGGGCTGAGCGCCTGCCAGCTGGCGGGGTGCTATCGGGGTGTGCACCGGCCGACGGCGCCGATAACTGCCGGCCTCGCTCGCCCTCCTCCTCTGGGCCTCATCCCCTCTAATTACCAACTTCTCAAAAATCGTGGGGTCCGAGGTGGTGTGGAGACCCGTGGCCCGCTGGCAAACACGGCTGAAACTGGATGTTGCATCTGAGTCCTTGTGGTGATGCTGGCAAAGGGAGAGCGAAAGCACAGGTATATAAGCTGCaggtttttaatgaaatcaggCTGAAGGTAgatgtaaaggagaaaaaagaacccTCACTCGCTTCAAGAGCCGGGAATGCTGACACTGTGTGTACCATGGTTAGtagaaggaaacagcaaatctactgcaaaagctgtttttagTGTAAGAAAAATCCACTTTGCCTTAATCTTTTCAATGAGTAATGTAAATAACATACaaatagaaatgagaaaaaaacctctgcaatTATTTCCTTGCAGCCagtttgaaatacatttaaaaatcaaagatcaaagtttttatttacatactttccaaaaaaaaaatatggttcCAAGTGCACAAGACTGCGTAATTCAGATACACTTCCCTCCACTAATACAGGCACTTGGTGTTAACAAGAGATATCCAATATTTAGCTTGAAGACATTGTAAACATTGCAGCTACAAAGACATAATGGATAAAtatgttatctttaaaaaaaagctgagagagTTCACTGGGTTTTTAGTTTAAATCAGAGTTAATTTGGCAagagtaatttctttttgaagtcGATGAGCACAAGTCTGAGAGCCCTAGCTTAGATTTAGCAATTCAAAGACTTCCTCAGGCTGGATGAATACTTCAGAATTATTATTACATAAGAAATATTGAATTTAATATCACTGTAAAACACCGATTTTATTAACGTCTTGCAATTTCTCTACATGCATGCATTGTTTTTGCAgctaacagttaaaaaaaaataaagtatatcTCTGTGCATCCTGTGCACTTCGCTCCCCACCACTGGCCCTTGGTCTATGTCAGAATTTCTCCTCCTCGCTGTTTCCAGAAGCATTTCTGGAGGGCGGAGAATGTCTAATTTTAGTACCTCGGAGAATCCGCCACTCTCCAATGAGCGGGCCGCTGCATCTGGAGCTGCAGCCAATTATTCTGGGTTTCCTCCTGCTACGCTTCCCACGATGGTTTAATAATGCAGACTTACAAATTTAAAGTGGCCCCACATGTGAAGAGAAAATAACATTGTGTGTTCCCTAACAAAGACATAGCTTTTCACAGCAGTAGAATCTCAAAGGTTTTTTCTAAACCATGGATTCCATAACCTTACAACCCAGTGTTAATATCAATAATaccttacatttattttctttacagtgcttgaaaaaaatatttctgataacCAAAAGGATGAAGCATCTTCCCTGACTTCTGTAGGCCAGGGatgttattttaagaaaagaaacaagcaaagaaaaagtaacatcATAATTACAATGTAACAAAGCATTACCGTTCTGAATACTTCTCTGGGTGTAGCTTTGCTGCTGTATCTTATCTGTTAAGCGGTTTAACAAGCCTTAGTTGTCTCACTTATTTTTAGCTGGCATGGAATATAACAACACTGAAACACGGTGGCTGCAGGTGTATTTGCATTCGAGTAACAACAGATAAgtaactttttaagaaaaaatattttctcagagCTTTGCACTCCAATACTGCAAGAAGGTGGAGAAACTCATGTCTTGtagattgtttaaaaaaagggaaaatagaaTGATGAAAATAACAGAGTGAAGAAAAGCTAAGGAACAAATATCTGGTAATTTCATTGATTAAAAGTGAAGGTTGCACATCTTTTAGCTTTATTTGTTgttaagcagagaaaaaatgtatttgctttagTAGTAATTTACCAGCTATACATTTACAACATACACAACTTTTATCCACCACTgactttttttcacttctgtcttTCATGGTAAACTCTCATACCTACCAACAGTACCAGCTTACCTTCAGCACTTGCTTCATCCATGCTTGCTTTTGCAGTGCGAATCGCCTCTGACGGAAATCCTGTGACCAAGCTAACTTCCTCTCCTACAAGCCTGTTCTCTCCTCCATTTCTGCCTTCTTGAGCTAAACAATTCTCCTTCTGCAGCTTATCTGCACGCCTGTAATCCTAGCTAgcttttcattactgctgaCTAACCTTTGTCAAGCcttccttgctgctttcctctaCTTGCtatctcagttttctttaaagataaaattagCAAAATATTACCTTGAAGATTCCCCTTTCTACAAATCTCTTAAGTGGCAACAGTGTCTTCTGTAACTCTATCACTCACCCTGTTAAGCTCACCCTATTTCATTTCCTGATCTTCCTCACAGCTGctctttcatttatttgcagCTTTAGTCATCCAGTCCTCTCTGGCCCCAAGCACCTCCACTGATATGCTTGTATATtttacactggaagaaaaaaaaaaaccccaaaaacaaaccacaaaccaaaacgAAAAGGCTTTGGTAGGAGTCCCTCTTGTTGCAAGTCTTCACTTCTCATGTCTGGTTCTACCCTAAATACCCTTCAAACTTAGTTTTGCTTCCTCTCGTCACCCGAAATCTTCTCATCCCATCTTAAGCCAGTCTCTTGGCCTTCAGTCACATTTCGCATAGCTAGCTAGCTAGCATCCTATCTTAGCTTTTGCAATTATTCTTACCTATTGCTTCTCCAGTCACTGTTTCAGCTGGGCTTGTCAGTACTTTCCcttgtgtttctttcccttttctgcaagagcagcagcaagcaccGTTCCTGactctcctcccttcccttccagtTCACAGCTCAATGTGATAACAGGCAAATACAGGTGTAACTGCCTCTCATCACTGTGTCTTTCCAAGCTTCAAGTGTCTCCATTGCAATTTAAGAGTCTTGATAATGAGTGTGTGTTAGACAAACCATCTGCCCAAACACTGACCCCTTTTCTACCGCTATTTACAGCCAGCTGTGCAAAGGAGCGTGTGGAACCTGACAGCCAGGAACCGGTGGTTTGGGCTCAGATTGGTCTGAAGTGCTGTGGAGATGTCAGCCAAGGCACGATCTTTGTTATTTATTGACATGGCTGCGAATCTCCCTCAAGCTCTCCTCATGTCAGTTATCGATGACCTCCTTTTCTCTGGCCTCAACAAATAAAGCATTCACTGCCATTCAGAAAGCTCTGCAATGCCATTTTCTTAGTTCTTCAGTTTAAAACGTGTTAGTTCTCCACACCCTTCCAAAAAGAGTCATCTTTATCACACACAAAACTGTTACTCTCCAATTGCAGGCCCATTCACTTGCTGATCTGGCCCTGCGTACCTTTGGTTTCACTCTGAAAGGTTATCTCCTATTTCCTGCCAGCAGATAAAACCGAATCCCGCTACCTCCCTCTCAAATAAAAGCCTTCCTGCTTTACCCCAGTTGCTGCTGAGGATGAGCTCCTGTTAAACACCTGTAGAGGTTGGCAGTGAcaacatgttttctttaaagttcCTCCTCATCTGTACATAGACATTCTGTATAGATACTGCATATAGATATTAGGCTTTCACCTAACCTTTTGGAGCAGAAACACTTGCATGCGTTTGCTCTTTCATTGTTCTACATAATGTTTAACATAATACTGGCTTGGATTATCCCTGAAGCCACTAAGCTCAGAGATAAGTATTCAGTGTGATACTATCCACAGTGAATAAATGAATGTATGAATAAACcaataaaaatcttttatttggCAAATTACAAGAGGGAATCAGTTAAATAAGgctttttttgaagttaaattGTTAACGCTTCCTTAAATGTGTCTTCTCAGTTCTATGTAACATAAGGCATCCTTTTTGCCATTCTTATTTTGAGCACTTACATTCAGCCATACCATTAAAATCAATGATATTACCTGCATGGTTATTgttattaacaaaataaatttatttatactgTGCATAAAAAGTAACTCAGAAGCTTTCTACAGCATGGTATTTTGTATATAGCAGCCAGCCGGTGGCCTGAGATGCTTACAATCTATTTAAACAAGACAGGCATAAGGTGCGGGAAAGTGATAAATTGCATCAACAATTTCAAGGCAGTGAATGATatgttggttctttttttcagaagagggGAACTAGAAAAATCAACACAATGGAAATAACAAGGAAATAGAGAGgataaagaagaaagggaaggtgGCAACGAGGACAGGTATGGCACCGACTGGTATGAACAAAGAGCAGGGTAGAGCTTGGAGTAAACAGCAAGTTTGACAGAACAGCAGAATTAGGCCCAAGATCAGAAAGTCCATATGCAAGTAAAAGTCAATTGAATTTCAGTCAACACCATGAATAATCATAGTAATTACAGGACTAAAAAAATGGCAAACAATGATAGCTTTTTTCTCAATAGTAAATGTGTCATGTAAGGAGAATTACCACCCAAGGAGGTAggtgtgtatttttctttgattaacCACAAGCTTTGGAGTGGGGAGTGAAATGCAAGACCAAAACCCAAAGGaattctttaaaattacctgCGGCATGATAGGGCCTGGTAAGACAAATAATAATCATAACAACCCGTATTCTCAGGTTTCTAGGTCTTCGATGTCTAGATATGACAGAGAGTGACTTTGTTAGTCATGCCGGTCACAGTTTTCAAACCAGGCTGCTTAGCCTGCCTACAGCCACGTTGTTATCCTGCTGTTGGATACAGGTCATATAAGGCATCAAACAGCTATTAAAATGGCCCAACTGGGCATCATGGAGAGCCTTGTCACTTGGGAACTGCTGTTTGGAACTGCCAAGATGAGAGATTAAGATAGACTGGACCAGGAGAAATGGGC
It includes:
- the NME5 gene encoding nucleoside diphosphate kinase homolog 5 isoform X2; this encodes MRYRVRGKTQIKLLLLQRNETVDSFSLRSRCALTLVPHGVPLSRGLWPPALRPGPAAGPAARRTPRAAASLPAQRRSAAAILAPPAPAPRAAEGRGGHLVAAPPAQPGPPSPSNRSQPRRGRPAEPFSRWAAGRGSRFLGSLPGPGPLGPPVPAAGRSAPGRRVWALPGWFLGTGSPGGPVLRSPPSLPDGGRSLVKSESKRGIPKVQVQKRSSRPRRQKRKLQLSPEQCSNFYADQYGKGFFPNLTAYMSSGPLVAMILARHCAVSYWKELLGPSNSVTARRTHPHSLRAIYGTDDLRNALHGSLSISSAEREIRFMFPEERCKGNC